Proteins co-encoded in one Lynx canadensis isolate LIC74 chromosome C1, mLynCan4.pri.v2, whole genome shotgun sequence genomic window:
- the LOC115520755 gene encoding 60S ribosomal protein L10-like, with amino-acid sequence MRGAFGKPQGTVARVHIGQVVMSVRTKLQNKEHVIEALPGAKFKFPGCQKIHISKKWGFTNFNVDEFEDMVAEKQLIPDGCGVKYTPNRGLLDKWRALHS; translated from the coding sequence ATGCGGGGTGCCTTTGGAAAGCCCCAGGGCACAGTGGCCAGGGTCCACATTGGCCAAGTCGTCATGTCCGTCCGTACCAAGTTGCAGAACAAGGAGCATGTGATTGAGGCCCTACCTGGGGCCAAGTTCAAGTTCCCTGGCTGCCAGAAGATCCACATTTCCAAGAAGTGGGGCTTTACTAACTTTAATGTGGACGAATTTGAAGACATGGTGGCTGAAAAGCAGCTCATCCCAGATGGCTGTGGGGTCAAATACACCCCTAATCGTGGCCTCTTGGACAAATGGAGGGCTCTGCACTCATGA